In Juglans regia cultivar Chandler chromosome 13, Walnut 2.0, whole genome shotgun sequence, the following proteins share a genomic window:
- the LOC108988296 gene encoding cyclic nucleotide-gated ion channel 1-like, whose amino-acid sequence MSYPRGRRQENEARDEDVEKQVANNNGVNSEEKKTTKMKLLHPHGQPLRVWSWIFVVFCVIAVSVVDPLFFYVPVINRDEKCLALDTRLKNNAICLRAFTDVIYIVNIILQFVRPYIDEDAGKVGRTKFVTSPLPIAKRYMLSWRFLIDILAILPLPQVLLPIIFTEMRGERYLDTRKVLTGILLVQYVPRVMRIYISWRELVKTANIIARIIWLKAAFNFFLYILASHVLGALWYLFSIQRETACWHRACEKLKRSCTPSVFSCHKRNPSSGNYAFLNDYCPLDHNATKSQFDFGIFLDAIESGTVASKDFPKKMLHCFWWGLKNLSSFGQNLQTTNYFWENSFAVFISISGLLLFLYFIGNVQTYIQLTTARTEEVIQKMKIKERDIELWISRNNFGDDIKPHIMPNIQRVLEQNIDVDPQNPLPHLPIEIRRDIKRHLCLPMLKKVPMLQTSEKHMMQSICDSLKPVYYNERTYIVREGEPLDTMLFVTQGIVWNFTTNRGVDGTFLSGECIERGHFYGEELLAWGFRGSPEPNLSDLPVSTKTVKTHTKVEGFVLTANDLNTLISRRPIEAAFALQAAWRRYNGKKNGELMSTNFARRPKPGRHADASRRLKHLEPKAIRGREFGTI is encoded by the exons ATGAGCTACCCGCGTGGGCGCCGTCAAGAGAACGAGGCTAG GGACGAGGACGTGGAGAAGCAAGTTGCCAACAATAATGGAGTTAAttcagaagaaaagaaaacaacaaaaatgaaactTCTCCACCCACATGGGCAACCCCTTCGAGTCTGGAGTTGGATTTTTGTAGTGTTCTGTGTTATTGCAGTATCAGTGGTGGACCCGTTGTTCTTTTACGTTCCTGTGATCAACAGAGATGAAAAGTGTCTTGCGTTGGATACAAGATTAAAAAACAATGCTATTTGTTTGCGAGCGTTCACCGACGTGATTTATATTGTGAATATCATTTTGCAATTTGTCCGCCCATATATAGACGAGGACGCTGGTAAAGTTGGACGAACTAAGTTTGTAACTAGTCCTTTGCCAATAGCGAAGAGGTACATGTTGTCGTGGCGCTTCCTAATTGACATTCTCGCTATTCTTCCACTTCCACag GTGTTACTTCCAATTATATTTACAGAGATGAGAGGCGAAAGATATTTGGATACGAGGAAGGTTCTGACTGGTATTCTTCTTGTCCAATATGTGCCAAGAGTTATGCGGATCTACATATCATGGAGGGAACTTGTGAAGACTGCTAACATAATTGCTCGAATTATATGGCTTAAAGCTGCATTCAATTTCTTTCTGTACATCCTTGCCAGTCAT GTACTGGGTGCCCTTTGGTACTTATTTTCTATCCAACGAGAGACGGCATGCTGGCACAGAGCTTGTGAAAAGCTAAAGCGATCATGTACCCCGAGTGTTTTCAGTTGTCATAAGAGAAACCCCAGTTCGGGAAATTAcgcatttttaaatgattattgtCCTCTTGATCATAATGCAACAAAGTCGCAATTTGATTTTGGAATATTTCTTGATGCCATTGAATCTGGTACCGTCGCGTCGAAagattttcccaaaaagatGTTGCACTGTTTCTGGTGGGGACTGAAAAATTTGAG TTCTTTCGGTCAAAACCTTCAAACCACCAACTATTTCTGGGAAAACAGCTTTGCGGTTTTTATTTCCATCTCTGGCTTGCTCCTCTTTTTGTATTTCATTGGTAATGTGCAG ACATATATTCAGTTGACAACTGCAAGGACAGAGGAAGTTATACAGAAGatgaaaatcaaagaaagaGATATAGAGTTGTGGATATCAAGGAACAACTTCGGTGATGATATTAAACCACATATCATGCCCAACATACAACGGGTATTGGAACAAAATATAGATGTCGATCCCCAGAATCCGCTACCTCATCTTCCCATTGAAATAAGAAGGGATATTAAGCGCCATCTTTGCTTGCCCATGCTAAAGAAA GTGCCAATGCTGCAGACAAGTGAAAAACACATGATGCAATCCATCTGCGACAGTCTCAAGCCAGTGTACTACAACGAGCGCACCTATATTGTTCGTGAAGGTGAACCCCTTGATACGATGCTCTTCGTCACGCAAGGCATTGTTTGGAACTTCACAACCAATCGTGGGGTTGATGGAACTTTCTTAAGCGGAGAGTGTATTGAAAGAGGTCATTTCTATGGAGAAGAACTTCTAGCTTGGGGGTTCAGAGGCTCCCCCGAACCCAACCTTTCGGACCTTCCAGTCTCCACCAAAACTGTCAAAACCCATACAAAAGTAGAAGGTTTTGTTCTAACGGCCAACGACTTGAACACTCTGATTTCCAGGAGGCCGATTGAAGCAGCTTTTGCTTTACAAGCTGCTTGGCGGCGCTATAATGGAAAGAAGAATGGTGAATTAATGTCCACCAATTTTGCAAGGAGGCCAAAACCTGGCCGGCATGCTGATGCTTCAAGACGACTTAAACACCTAGAACCCAAAGCTATTCGTGGGCGAGAATTTGGGACCATATAA